The Ursus arctos isolate Adak ecotype North America unplaced genomic scaffold, UrsArc2.0 scaffold_28, whole genome shotgun sequence genome has a window encoding:
- the SPG21 gene encoding maspardin has translation MGEIKVSPDYNWFRSTVPLKKIIVDDDDSKIWSLYDAGPRNIRCPLIFLPPVSGTADVFFRQILALTGWGYRVIALQYPVYWDHLEFCDGFRKLLDHLQLDKVHLFGASLGGFLAQKFAEYTHKSPRVHSLILCNSFSDTSIFNQTWTANSFWLMPSFMLKKIVLGNFSSGPVDPMMADAIDFMVDRLESLGQSELASRLTLNCQNSYVEPHKIRDIPVTIMDVFDQSALSTEAKEEMYKLYPNARRAHLKTGGNFPYLCRSAEVNLYVQIHLLQFHGTKYAAIDPSMVSAEELEVQKSGLSISQEEQ, from the exons ATGGGAGAGATTAAAGTCTCTCCTGATTATAACTGGTTTAGAAGTACAGTTCCCCTTAAAAAG ATTATCGtggatgatgatgatagtaaAATATGGTCGCTGTATGATGCAGGCCCCAGAAATATCAGGTGTCCTCTGATATTTCTTCCCCCTGTCAGTGGAACTGCAGATGTATTTTTCCGGCAGATTTTGGCTTTGACTGGATGGGGTTACCGGGTTATAGCT TTGCAGTATCCAGTTTATTGGGACCATCTTGAATTCTGTGATGGATTCAGAAAACTTTTAGACCATTTACAACTGGATAAA GTTCATCTTTTTGGGGCTTCCTTGGGCGGCTTTTTGGCCCAGAAATTTGCTGAATATACACACAAATCTCCCAGAGTCCATTCCCTCATCCTGTGTAATTCCTTCAGTGACACCTCTATCTTCAACCAGACCTGGACTGCAAACAG CTTTTGGCTGATGCCATCATTTATGCTCAAAAAAATCGTTCTTGGAAACTTTTCATCTGGCCCAGTGGACCCTATGATGGCTGATGCTATTGATTTCATGGTGGACAGG CTGGAAAGCTTGGGTCAGAGTGAACTGGCTTCAAGGCTTACCCTGAATTGTCAAAATTCTTACGTGGAACCTCATAAGATTCGGGACATCCCTGTCACCATTATGGAT gtatttgaCCAGAGTGCACTTTCAACCGAAGCTAAAGAAGAAATGTACAAACTGTATCCTAATGCCCGGAGGGCTCACCTTAAAACGGGAGGCAATTTCCCCTACCTGTGCAGAAGCGCCGAGGTGAATCTCTACGTACAG ATCCACTTGCTGCAGTTCCACGGAACCAAATACGCGGCCATTGACCCGTCGATGGTCAGCGCTGAGGAGCTGGAGGTGCAGAAGAGCGGCCTCAGCATCAGTCAGGAGGAGCAATAG